The Salmo salar unplaced genomic scaffold, Ssal_v3.1, whole genome shotgun sequence nucleotide sequence TTTTACAGGTGAGTTTGAAATCATTTAATTCAGAGTAAAAGACAATcagaaaaataataattaaaaagaaTGATGATATGGTGGTAATACAAATTCAAGGAAATGGATGTTACACACAAAAATATTTATTCATATTTATTCATATGGAAAACAATCTATTCCCAATTCAAGAATCAACATAATCAGTATATCAAATGAAACCCacaatgtactgacatgtgacagtGAGAGTCTCTTCAGCAGAGGGGAGATCCTCATGGCCTTCTACAGCACAGGAGTATCGGCCTGTATCCTCACTGCTGACTGAGAATAGGctatagacaggagaggaggtgtTGCTGTTTGGTATAGGCTGTCCATTCTTATACCAACTGTAGGCTGTGATGGGGTCCAGTGTACATTTGGTTCTACATATCAGTGTGacattctccctctctgacaCAGATGTAGGATCCATCTCCAACACAACATCTAGAGTATGAGGAAACAAATCATTATTCTCCTCCTTTGTGTCTGTATAGCTGCCCTTTATAAGGTAATTATAGTCATTCATTAATGAATTTGAtttatttagccaggatagtcaaCTCTGTAATACTTTCCACTGTTTTCCAGGAAGTATTGGGTTCAATAGAGTCAATTTAAACAGATTTTAACACAACATTCTCATTAgcatacatgctaaaatcacagcATACACTGAAGCACACACATCATATGCTTTAGCATACATACAGAACCACACTCACATTACAACTATCTAGATAGATGTGAGATGAGTGACAGATACTGTAAATACAAACCAAGACAATTTTCTtgaactaaatggaattcaacaGTTGAACTATATTGAATGTACgtaactgtacctgtgacagacagagtgactccaggactgCCAATATATTTCCCTCCGGTCTGATCTGTTAATAATCTGAACTTGTACTCAGCAGAGtcactctctctcaggtctgtgatcCTCAGTGTGTGACAATTCTTCTGATCTCCATGACACTCCAGACGACCTGCATACTCTGGGTCCTGACCTAGATCTTTAGGTTCTTTACCAGTCCCAGATTCAGTGAACCAGAGGGTTGTTGTGACTGTACCACTGGGATATGTATAAGAGCAGTGCAGCtccactgttgaccccttcaagGCACAGATACTTTTCTTGGTGTAAGTCACACTCCAGACATTCTGACCCAGTACCACTGAAACaaggtcacacaacacaatgctatcaGAATTAAGCcaatgtatctctgtaatgtgtctgtatctatgtaatgtgtctgtatctctgtaatgtgtctgtgtctctgtaatgtttctatatctgtaatgtgtctgtatctctgtaatgtgtctgtatctatgtaatgtgtctgtatctatgtaatgtgtctgtatctctgtaatgtgtctgtatctctgtaatgtgtctgtatctctgtaatgtgtctgtatctctgtaatgtgtctgtatctctgtaatgtgtctgtatctctgtaatgtgtctgtatctgtaatgtgtctgtatctgtaatgtgtctgtatctctgtaatgtgtctgtatctctgtaatgtgtctgtatctatgtaatgtgtctgtatctctgtaatgtgtctgtgtctctgtaatgtgtctgtatctatgtagtgtgtctgtgtctctgtaatgtttctatatctctgtaatgtgtctgtatctctgtaatgtgtgtcacgtcctggccaatataagggttaattgttattgtagtttggtcaggacgtggcagagggtatttgttttatgtggttcggggtggtgttttggtagaagggcgtttgatttattatttccgggtttttggtttatggtctatgtttatgtatttctatggttaatgtatttctatgttaggttgattggggtttgggactctcaattggaggcaggtgcttcctcgttgcctctgattgagagtcctatatatgggtaattgtttggtgtaggtttttgtgggagattgtttcttgtctagcgtgtgtgagcctgagaagactgttcggggatcgtgagtttgttttgttgttttggtgttcattttgagtttaataaatgttcaagatgaacaaacacagtcctgctggattttggtcctccttcaccatcgataactgtgacagaatctcccaccacaaaaggaccaagcagcagaggaaggagcaacaggtggactggaaggagcagagggaatttgaattggacaaacgggagaaatggacatgggagcaagttatggccggagagggcccatggaagaAATGGAGCAAAGACCGGGAATgctaccgaggaacacgactgccgattaaacccgagaggcagccccaataattttttggggggcatatgggtagtttggcggggcaagtttggagccccaggccaaatccccggaCTGTGTCACAGAAGCCAGTTAATGGACATGTctcgtgcttcggggtaatgagTATTATGGCGAGGCCAAGTGTTTTTAGGCCAGTACACGCTATACCAGCACCCCGCATTTACCAGGGGGTAGTAGGCATTCAGCCAGAAAGGGCGATGCCAGGTTtaagctcgagaccgccagtaagcCTCCACGGTCCtatatatcctgttcccgctccacgcactagcctagaggtgcgtgttcccagtctggcacgtccagtaccagcaccacgcaccaggtttcaagtgcatcagcccagtccgactcgtcctgttcccgctccccgcattaGCCTggaagtgcgtgttcccaggctgataaccccagtaccagcaccacgcaccaggcttccagtgcgtcggctcagtcagaagtcgccagagctgcccgtcagtcaggagtcgccagagccgcccgtcagtcaggagtcgccagagccgcccgtcagtcaggagtcgccagagccgcccgtcagtcaggagtcgccagagccgcccgtcagtcaggagtcgccagagccgcccgtcagtcaggagtcgccagagctgcccgtcagtcaggagtcgccagagccgcccgtcagtcaggagccgccagagccgcccgtcagtcaggagccgccagagcggcccgactgcccggagatgccagagcggcccgactgcccggagatgccagaacggcccgactgcccggagatgccagagtggcccgactgcccggagatgccagagcggcccgactgcccggatcagccagagcggcccgtcggccaggatcagccagatcGGCCCGTCGgtcaggatcagccagagcggcccgtcggccaggat carries:
- the LOC106591664 gene encoding B-cell receptor CD22 isoform X2, with amino-acid sequence MVLGQNVWSVTYTKKSICALKGSTVELHCSYTYPSGTVTTTLWFTESGTGKEPKDLGQDPEYAGRLECHGDQKNCHTLRITDLRESDSAEYKFRLLTDQTGGKYIGSPGVTLSVTDVVLEMDPTSVSERENVTLICRTKCTLDPITAYSWYKNGQPIPNSNTSSPVYSLFSVSSEDTGRYSCAVEGHEDLPSAEETLTVTYGPRNTSVSVSPSGEIMEGSSVTLTCSSESNPPVDKYTWYKKNVTSPKASGQSYSITNIISEDRGEYYCEAENTIASNNSTALMIIIAENQTSVLTAAVGIIVVVLGVILASCLSGFMWFRKKASKSTFDTRHTADDGQGDSSAVYGNISGMAMTPAAAQTVATFDQEQDEDVQPTVEQAAEEDPSVLYSTVNKPRTKKT